One window from the genome of Marinobacter sp. LV10R510-11A encodes:
- a CDS encoding site-specific integrase, producing MQSNIVKGLDPEHSEIINYRDKFKSQSPTLRQIYNERLKYPGNAKPGTIGDWEKHFKKLGSWKDKRISEITRQQVLNKIDNLADQYTPEVADRVIKFISMLVNLAVNHPQPSYEQPTKNIVSQTLKHDKPFKVNGGKSRRISKMFPVHTWPAIWEAISELKDRVPNRANKSAPTLARTAHYYFKFCLLSGMRDGTVKTLEWHQINIEDGTISWVSESDVAKKKIDQQVFDLPVCNHLWEMLREMREIEIKQTGEEPQGYLFKSLGNGGFPHVATGMPHQWNLIRNHVGPAIAKMRVYDFRATFITIADELGIGTQLTKSLIDHKDNKSIVLEGYKDRGTPLKRRTVNQIAGHILGGCGEQEKKEQSESVPVSFAMFERVQQEAEKSGKTVDEVLERWAQVASMFDKVNAMK from the coding sequence ATGCAGTCCAATATTGTCAAAGGGCTGGATCCAGAGCATTCCGAAATTATCAACTACCGAGATAAATTCAAAAGCCAATCCCCCACCCTGCGGCAAATATATAACGAACGACTAAAATACCCAGGGAACGCAAAGCCGGGAACCATAGGGGACTGGGAGAAGCATTTCAAAAAGCTCGGGAGCTGGAAGGATAAAAGGATTAGCGAGATCACTCGTCAGCAAGTGCTCAACAAAATCGACAATCTGGCAGATCAATACACTCCCGAGGTCGCTGACCGCGTGATCAAGTTTATCAGCATGCTAGTAAATCTTGCCGTGAATCACCCACAGCCGAGCTATGAGCAGCCGACCAAAAACATCGTGTCTCAGACTTTGAAGCATGACAAGCCATTCAAAGTGAACGGCGGAAAGAGCAGGCGGATATCTAAAATGTTCCCTGTGCATACATGGCCTGCCATTTGGGAAGCAATCAGCGAACTCAAGGACCGAGTCCCGAATCGAGCAAACAAAAGCGCACCGACCCTGGCGAGAACAGCTCACTATTATTTCAAGTTTTGCCTGCTCTCAGGAATGCGGGATGGAACCGTCAAAACCCTTGAATGGCACCAGATCAACATCGAAGACGGAACAATCTCGTGGGTCAGCGAGAGTGATGTAGCAAAAAAGAAAATCGACCAACAGGTTTTCGACCTACCCGTTTGCAACCATCTCTGGGAAATGCTGAGGGAAATGCGAGAGATTGAGATTAAGCAGACCGGGGAAGAGCCGCAAGGCTACTTGTTCAAATCGTTAGGCAATGGCGGCTTCCCTCATGTTGCAACGGGCATGCCCCACCAGTGGAACCTAATCAGGAATCATGTGGGACCAGCCATTGCAAAAATGCGGGTTTATGATTTCCGAGCCACCTTCATCACGATAGCTGATGAGTTAGGCATCGGGACGCAGCTAACGAAGTCTCTTATTGACCACAAAGACAACAAAAGTATCGTACTGGAAGGCTACAAGGACCGGGGCACACCGCTGAAGCGCAGAACCGTCAACCAGATAGCAGGCCATATCCTCGGAGGCTGTGGAGAACAGGAAAAGAAAGAGCAGTCGGAGTCGGTGCCGGTGTCTTTCGCAATGTTCGAGCGAGTTCAGCAGGAAGCTGAAAAATCAGGCAAAACCGTTGACGAGGTTCTGGAACGATGGGCCCAGGTTGCGTCCATGTTTGATAAAGTGAATGCGATGAAGTGA
- a CDS encoding DMT family transporter, with translation MKGLMIAALGVLFITPDALLVKITSVEPVVFLFWRGLLLAMSFLAIGLIRYGGSLGQEVRRCGWKGWFCAGAFAMSSLGFVMGMKNTSAGNVLVILNTAPVIAALIAWLFWRETLPRRTWAVILTCITGATIIAAGEWGQGNPLGLIMAAVAAIALASNLTVARSKPDADMSVMLMFGALLVAIAAAAAGGAVIPSLHDSLFIALLCLFFLPVASTLIQIGPRYIPAAEVSLMLLLETVIGSFLVWLFLDEVPPKLSLIGGAIVLSALACHGWLEVRRYRY, from the coding sequence ATGAAAGGCCTGATGATTGCGGCACTGGGCGTATTATTTATTACACCAGACGCCCTGCTAGTCAAAATTACCTCTGTTGAGCCCGTTGTGTTCCTGTTCTGGCGCGGGCTCTTGCTCGCTATGAGTTTTCTTGCCATAGGTTTGATCAGATACGGTGGAAGTCTTGGTCAGGAAGTAAGGCGCTGCGGTTGGAAGGGCTGGTTTTGCGCGGGTGCATTTGCAATGAGTTCGCTTGGGTTCGTAATGGGTATGAAGAACACTTCGGCTGGAAATGTTCTTGTAATCCTCAACACAGCCCCGGTGATTGCTGCACTGATTGCCTGGTTGTTCTGGAGAGAAACCCTGCCGCGCAGAACCTGGGCAGTCATCCTGACCTGCATAACCGGAGCAACCATCATAGCCGCCGGTGAATGGGGCCAGGGAAATCCCTTGGGGTTAATTATGGCGGCCGTAGCGGCCATAGCCCTCGCCTCAAATCTCACCGTTGCGCGCTCAAAACCGGACGCAGACATGAGTGTAATGCTGATGTTCGGTGCGCTACTCGTGGCAATTGCCGCGGCCGCCGCTGGTGGTGCCGTGATTCCTTCGCTCCACGATAGTTTATTCATCGCCTTGCTTTGCCTGTTCTTCCTGCCGGTTGCGAGCACACTGATCCAAATCGGACCACGCTATATCCCGGCTGCTGAAGTCAGTTTAATGCTGCTTCTGGAAACTGTAATTGGTTCATTTCTCGTGTGGCTGTTTCTGGACGAAGTTCCGCCAAAACTCAGTTTGATCGGAGGTGCTATCGTATTGTCGGCACTCGCATGTCACGGGTGGCTAGAGGTGCGCAGGTATCGTTACTGA
- a CDS encoding enoyl-CoA hydratase: protein MTDLLARNTDDNGITTLTLNQPERRNSLSMGMLDALAEALADIATDDATRVVVIAAAGKVFCAGHDLKEIRGQLDSQEFQLALFNRCSEVMQQIVNLPKPVIARVAGVATAAGCQLVASCDLAVAADSARFATPGVNIGLFCSTPMVALSRNVSRKHAMEMLLTGELISASRAEQLGLVNRIVDESLLDETVYAMARMIAEKSGHTLKIGKGAFYKQLEMPLAEAYEYTAKVMAENLCADDAREGICAFLDKRKPEWKDS from the coding sequence ATGACCGATCTACTGGCACGAAACACCGACGATAACGGCATTACCACACTCACCCTGAATCAGCCAGAACGGCGTAACAGCCTTTCCATGGGGATGCTTGATGCTTTGGCAGAAGCACTTGCGGATATTGCAACGGATGATGCTACACGGGTAGTGGTTATCGCCGCTGCAGGCAAGGTTTTTTGCGCCGGGCACGATCTCAAGGAGATTCGCGGTCAGCTTGATAGCCAGGAGTTCCAACTGGCGCTGTTTAACCGATGCAGCGAAGTGATGCAGCAGATCGTGAATCTGCCAAAGCCGGTAATTGCTAGGGTGGCCGGTGTCGCGACTGCGGCAGGGTGTCAGTTGGTGGCCAGTTGTGATTTGGCCGTAGCGGCAGACTCAGCACGTTTCGCCACACCGGGTGTGAACATTGGGCTTTTCTGCTCAACGCCTATGGTGGCGCTGTCACGCAACGTTTCACGCAAGCATGCCATGGAAATGCTGCTTACCGGTGAGTTGATTAGCGCATCGCGTGCGGAGCAGCTTGGGCTGGTCAATCGGATTGTTGATGAGTCGTTGCTGGACGAAACGGTGTACGCTATGGCCCGCATGATTGCTGAAAAATCCGGGCATACCCTTAAGATCGGCAAGGGCGCCTTCTACAAGCAACTCGAGATGCCTCTGGCTGAGGCCTATGAGTATACGGCCAAGGTAATGGCGGAAAATCTATGTGCGGACGATGCGCGGGAAGGAATCTGTGCGTTTTTGGATAAGCGCAAGCCGGAATGGAAGGACAGTTAA
- a CDS encoding DUF192 domain-containing protein: MMSVRCAPLCFSAMLVGCSSGSGAVEPSAGLPVVAGCFVTGASTVNVSLELAQAPQERRKGLMGRESLAASSGMLFQYQEQQGSDHGFWMYQTLIPLDIAYLDENGVIGSIQQMEPCVSTSGARCPSYPAGVEFVSAVEMNVGFFEANEIRTGHSLKLGKQNCKTR, encoded by the coding sequence ATGATGTCTGTTCGCTGCGCCCCGCTCTGTTTTTCGGCCATGCTGGTGGGCTGTTCTTCCGGCTCCGGCGCGGTAGAGCCTTCCGCCGGCTTGCCGGTTGTGGCCGGTTGCTTCGTAACGGGCGCCAGCACAGTCAATGTTAGCCTAGAGCTGGCACAGGCGCCGCAGGAGCGTCGCAAAGGCCTGATGGGCAGAGAATCTTTAGCCGCTAGCTCGGGCATGCTGTTCCAGTACCAGGAGCAGCAAGGCTCGGATCACGGCTTCTGGATGTACCAAACCCTCATCCCGCTAGATATTGCTTACCTGGATGAGAACGGCGTAATCGGCAGCATTCAACAGATGGAGCCATGCGTATCAACCAGCGGCGCAAGGTGCCCAAGCTACCCTGCGGGGGTTGAGTTTGTATCCGCCGTGGAAATGAACGTTGGGTTTTTTGAAGCGAATGAAATTAGAACCGGGCACAGCCTCAAACTGGGAAAGCAGAACTGCAAAACCCGTTAA
- a CDS encoding ABC transporter permease codes for MNFYGVKAIYNFEMSRMRRTLMQSVLSPVISTCLYFVVFGSAIGSRMGNIDNIEYAAYIIPGLVMLSLLMQSISNASFGIYMPKFSGTIYEVLSAPVSYVEVVLGYVGAAATKSVILGLIILATARLFVDYSVLHPFWMLSFLILTAVTFSLFGFIIGIWADGFEKLQIVPMMIVTPLTFLGGTFYSIDMLPEVWQTISLFNPVVYLISAFRWAFYGVSDVNVGVSVGMTLLFLVACMTGIWWIFKTGYRLRT; via the coding sequence ATGAATTTTTACGGTGTTAAAGCCATCTACAATTTTGAAATGTCCCGCATGAGACGCACGTTGATGCAAAGCGTGCTCTCGCCGGTCATTTCTACCTGTTTGTATTTCGTTGTTTTCGGCTCGGCCATTGGTTCGCGCATGGGCAATATCGACAACATTGAATACGCCGCTTACATCATTCCCGGGCTGGTGATGCTTTCATTGCTGATGCAAAGCATATCCAACGCTTCGTTTGGCATCTACATGCCAAAGTTCTCGGGCACGATTTACGAGGTGCTGTCAGCGCCCGTGTCTTACGTTGAAGTGGTTCTGGGCTATGTGGGCGCTGCGGCGACCAAATCGGTGATACTGGGCCTGATCATACTGGCCACCGCGCGGCTGTTTGTGGACTACAGCGTACTGCACCCGTTCTGGATGCTCTCGTTCCTCATACTGACCGCGGTAACCTTCAGCCTGTTCGGTTTCATCATCGGTATATGGGCCGACGGTTTCGAAAAACTTCAGATTGTCCCCATGATGATTGTGACCCCGTTGACCTTTCTCGGCGGCACCTTCTATTCCATCGATATGCTTCCGGAAGTCTGGCAGACAATCAGCTTGTTTAACCCGGTGGTGTACCTGATCAGCGCCTTCCGGTGGGCATTCTATGGCGTTTCGGATGTGAACGTGGGAGTGAGCGTAGGCATGACCCTGCTCTTCCTGGTGGCTTGTATGACGGGCATTTGGTGGATTTTCAAAACCGGTTACCGGCTGCGCACATGA
- a CDS encoding ABC transporter ATP-binding protein, with the protein MQPEISVKNLNKVYEGGFHALKNINLEINRGEIFALLGPNGAGKTTMISIICGIANMSSGEVTAGGHDIVKDYRKARESIGLVPQELSTDSFETVWKAVSFSRGLFGKAPNPAHIEKVLRDLSLWDKRNSRIMTLSGGMKRRLMIAKALSHEPRILFLDEPTAGVDVELRRDMWEMVRKLREDEVTIILTTHYIEEAEEMADRIGIIRQGEIILVENKSQLMSKLGKKELRLQLQNKLDKIPGELTLEPVELSEDGYELIYTFDSQQEQAGVARLLQTLGDIGIDYRDLRTRESSLEEIFVGLVHE; encoded by the coding sequence GTGCAGCCGGAAATTTCCGTTAAAAACCTCAACAAGGTTTATGAGGGCGGTTTTCATGCCCTAAAAAACATCAATTTGGAAATCAACCGCGGCGAGATTTTTGCCCTGCTCGGCCCAAACGGGGCGGGCAAAACCACGATGATCAGCATCATTTGCGGCATTGCCAACATGTCATCCGGCGAAGTGACTGCCGGAGGCCACGACATCGTCAAGGATTATCGCAAAGCCCGCGAATCCATTGGCTTGGTGCCGCAGGAACTCAGCACCGATTCGTTTGAAACCGTATGGAAAGCTGTATCCTTCAGCCGCGGTTTGTTCGGAAAAGCGCCCAACCCTGCCCACATTGAAAAGGTTTTGAGGGATCTGTCGCTATGGGACAAGCGCAATAGTCGCATCATGACCCTCTCTGGCGGCATGAAGCGCCGGCTGATGATTGCCAAGGCACTCTCTCACGAGCCACGGATACTGTTTTTGGATGAGCCCACGGCAGGCGTAGACGTAGAGTTGCGCAGAGACATGTGGGAGATGGTTCGTAAACTCCGGGAAGACGAAGTAACCATCATCCTAACGACCCATTACATCGAAGAAGCCGAAGAAATGGCGGATCGCATTGGGATTATCCGCCAGGGCGAGATCATTTTGGTGGAAAACAAGAGCCAGTTAATGAGTAAGCTCGGCAAAAAGGAGCTCCGCCTGCAACTGCAGAACAAGCTCGACAAGATACCTGGCGAGCTAACGCTGGAACCGGTGGAGCTTTCAGAAGATGGCTACGAGTTGATATACACCTTCGATTCCCAGCAGGAACAGGCCGGCGTGGCGCGGTTACTGCAAACCCTCGGAGACATAGGGATTGATTACCGCGACCTGCGCACCCGGGAGAGCTCCCTGGAAGAGATTTTTGTCGGCCTGGTGCACGAATAA
- the cls gene encoding cardiolipin synthase, which yields MTVILVLHTLLVLTFTIRILLRDDLSPPGRLAWFVVLNLLPYFGSGIYFLFGETDIGNRASKRHREVFEEIRAKASWFMGEAASTDKLIEPAYRPAFRYAGSINGFHPSAGNTAELMSDGDETLTRMVADIDAAMDHVHVLYYIWLDDNTGHAIAEALIRAAHRGITCRAMADGLGSRAMINSALWQSMEEAGVRLAVALSLKHPIHTILTSRLDLRNHRKITVIDSRITYCGSRNSADPEFLVKAKYAPWVDIMLRFTGPVVVQNQLLFASDWMQATNQSLDRIALSSQPVEDGFPAQVMGVGPTERHGATPQLFANLIACAQSELTLSTPYFVPDATVLEALCAAAHRGVFVSLIFPKVNDSWIVAAASRSYYHRLLDAGCIIHEFKGGLLHAKTLTIDGKISLIGSSNLDLRSFDLNYENNILLQDETTTQAVEKRQQSYISRSEVVDLPTVLAWHYHSRIWHNVIATIGPVL from the coding sequence ATGACTGTTATTTTGGTACTCCACACCCTTCTGGTTCTTACCTTCACCATCCGGATCCTGCTCCGTGATGACCTGTCGCCTCCCGGCCGATTGGCTTGGTTTGTTGTGCTCAATCTTCTGCCTTACTTTGGCAGTGGCATTTATTTCCTATTCGGCGAAACAGATATTGGTAATCGAGCAAGCAAGCGACACAGAGAGGTATTCGAGGAAATACGAGCCAAAGCCTCCTGGTTTATGGGCGAGGCCGCGAGTACCGATAAGCTGATTGAACCTGCATATCGGCCAGCATTTCGCTACGCGGGCTCGATTAACGGTTTCCATCCATCAGCAGGAAACACCGCCGAGTTGATGAGTGATGGCGACGAAACGCTTACCCGAATGGTCGCAGACATTGATGCTGCCATGGATCACGTTCATGTGTTGTATTACATCTGGCTTGATGACAACACCGGCCATGCCATCGCCGAGGCGCTCATACGCGCAGCACACAGAGGGATTACCTGCCGCGCCATGGCAGATGGGCTGGGGTCTCGCGCGATGATTAATTCTGCACTTTGGCAGAGCATGGAAGAGGCGGGGGTTCGCCTTGCTGTGGCGCTGTCGCTGAAACATCCCATCCACACCATTCTGACCAGCCGGCTTGATCTTCGGAACCACCGTAAGATCACTGTGATTGATTCACGCATTACCTATTGCGGTAGCCGTAATTCCGCCGATCCTGAGTTTCTGGTTAAAGCCAAGTACGCCCCCTGGGTGGATATTATGCTTCGGTTTACCGGGCCGGTTGTGGTTCAGAACCAGTTGCTGTTTGCCAGCGATTGGATGCAGGCCACTAACCAATCTCTGGATCGCATCGCGTTATCTTCACAGCCCGTCGAAGACGGCTTCCCTGCGCAGGTGATGGGTGTTGGGCCAACCGAGCGCCACGGCGCCACGCCGCAGCTGTTTGCCAACCTGATTGCCTGCGCTCAGAGCGAGCTGACACTGTCCACACCTTACTTTGTTCCAGATGCAACGGTTCTGGAAGCCCTGTGCGCAGCAGCCCACAGAGGCGTTTTCGTTTCGCTGATTTTTCCCAAAGTAAATGATAGCTGGATTGTGGCGGCGGCCAGCCGCAGCTATTACCATAGGCTGCTAGATGCGGGTTGTATCATTCACGAGTTCAAGGGAGGGCTTCTTCATGCTAAAACCCTCACCATAGACGGCAAGATCAGCCTGATTGGCTCATCAAATCTCGATTTACGCAGTTTTGACCTGAACTACGAAAACAACATTTTACTGCAAGACGAAACCACGACTCAGGCAGTTGAGAAACGCCAGCAGAGTTACATCAGCCGCTCTGAAGTGGTCGATTTGCCCACTGTTCTTGCTTGGCACTATCACAGCCGGATATGGCACAACGTTATCGCAACTATTGGTCCCGTTTTATAG
- a CDS encoding PhnE/PtxC family ABC transporter permease → MFSSPTVRTSLIFLAIALVGLLFADLAITASNPWQDLGNFFLGIVTPNFFSSEGLMTALLRTVAFAFVGVALGSISGFLLALVYQSLPVRMFCAFIRAIHELFWALIFLQFFGFHPLTGVLAIAIPYAGIFAKVYSEILEEADPEPGRVLPPGTGNITAFLYARIPDCWVKMRTYTAYRLECGLRSSAILGFVGLPTLGFYLEASFSQGLYSDAGAMLILFYVLIATMPLWVRPKLLPVYVLGAPFFLGEGLPIVWGNVQRFFTEDIVPAPLRNGEGLAGLTPWLSDLMINEAMPGIWNTIVLTQIALVATGILSLLAFPLISNHFGGPIRRSAGHVVLVIARSTPEYILAYILLQLWGPSMLPAVVALALHNGGIIGHLIGRQTNSLKLRADAPTGFDRYSWELVPRVYRSFLAFLFYRWEIIMRETAILGILGIYTLGFYVDSAIQNIRFDRAMVLILITALLNIGVDTLGRYIRRKLALQTMPTC, encoded by the coding sequence ATGTTCTCTTCCCCAACGGTTCGTACCAGCCTTATTTTCCTTGCCATTGCTTTGGTCGGGTTACTATTTGCTGATCTCGCCATTACCGCATCCAATCCTTGGCAGGATCTGGGTAACTTCTTCCTAGGGATCGTGACCCCCAATTTTTTCAGTAGCGAAGGGCTGATGACCGCGTTGTTGAGAACGGTCGCCTTTGCGTTTGTCGGGGTTGCGCTTGGCAGCATCTCTGGATTCTTGCTTGCACTGGTTTATCAGTCTTTACCTGTGCGGATGTTCTGTGCCTTTATCCGCGCTATTCATGAGCTTTTTTGGGCGCTGATTTTTCTGCAGTTCTTCGGGTTTCATCCACTCACCGGTGTACTGGCCATCGCCATTCCCTATGCAGGGATCTTCGCCAAAGTGTATTCAGAAATTCTCGAAGAGGCCGATCCTGAGCCCGGTCGAGTTCTGCCCCCTGGCACCGGAAACATCACCGCGTTTCTTTACGCCCGCATCCCAGACTGCTGGGTGAAAATGCGCACCTATACCGCTTATCGGCTGGAATGCGGCTTACGCTCTAGCGCAATTCTTGGCTTTGTTGGCCTGCCTACACTTGGTTTTTATCTTGAAGCCTCGTTTTCACAAGGGCTGTATTCCGACGCCGGCGCAATGCTGATTCTGTTTTACGTTCTGATTGCCACCATGCCGCTTTGGGTACGGCCAAAGCTTTTGCCGGTATATGTGCTCGGCGCACCCTTCTTTCTTGGCGAGGGCCTGCCGATTGTATGGGGTAACGTGCAGCGCTTTTTCACCGAAGACATAGTGCCGGCACCGTTGCGTAACGGGGAAGGTTTAGCGGGGCTTACGCCTTGGCTGAGTGATCTAATGATCAACGAGGCCATGCCGGGCATCTGGAATACCATTGTGCTTACCCAGATTGCATTGGTGGCTACGGGGATTCTCTCGTTGCTGGCATTTCCGCTGATCTCCAACCATTTTGGTGGGCCCATACGGCGCAGCGCCGGCCACGTGGTTCTGGTGATCGCACGGTCCACGCCAGAGTACATTCTGGCGTATATTCTGCTGCAACTCTGGGGACCTTCAATGCTGCCTGCGGTTGTTGCCTTAGCGCTGCACAACGGCGGCATTATCGGACACCTGATTGGCCGTCAAACCAATTCCCTCAAGCTCCGTGCGGACGCACCAACCGGGTTTGACCGATATAGCTGGGAGCTGGTACCCCGAGTGTATCGCTCATTTCTGGCGTTTCTGTTCTATCGCTGGGAAATCATCATGCGGGAAACGGCTATTCTGGGAATTCTGGGCATCTACACGCTTGGGTTCTATGTAGACAGCGCCATTCAAAACATACGGTTCGACCGTGCCATGGTGCTGATACTGATAACCGCCCTGCTCAACATTGGGGTTGACACTCTTGGGCGGTATATTCGCCGCAAGCTCGCCCTGCAAACCATGCCGACTTGCTAG
- a CDS encoding phosphonate ABC transporter ATP-binding protein translates to MSGFDLTGLTASFSGKRVIGPLSLQVNPGDKIALVGKSGAGKSTLIRLIHERINRDSSLIPQDLGLVNALSVFHNVFMGQLDKHSTWYNTVTLARPFAKDRDEVLTLLQSLGMTEKLWTPAASLSGGQRQRVAIARALYRNAPVLLADEPVSALDGPMANSVMTHLRDRFTTSIIALHDVDLALKYCTRIVGIQQGQIALDQPSENLAASDIMSLY, encoded by the coding sequence ATGTCAGGCTTCGACCTAACCGGCCTAACGGCTTCATTCAGCGGTAAGCGGGTCATTGGCCCGCTGTCGCTGCAGGTTAATCCGGGCGACAAAATCGCGCTTGTGGGTAAAAGCGGCGCGGGGAAATCCACCCTGATCCGCCTGATTCACGAACGGATTAATCGGGATTCTTCCCTGATTCCTCAGGATCTGGGATTGGTGAATGCTCTTTCGGTGTTCCATAACGTATTTATGGGGCAGCTGGACAAGCACTCCACTTGGTACAATACGGTAACGCTCGCTCGCCCGTTCGCAAAAGATCGGGATGAGGTGCTCACTCTGCTGCAATCGCTGGGTATGACTGAAAAACTCTGGACACCCGCAGCCTCGCTTTCTGGTGGGCAGCGTCAGCGTGTTGCTATTGCGCGTGCACTGTACCGCAACGCACCGGTTCTGCTGGCCGATGAGCCGGTTTCCGCTCTCGATGGCCCCATGGCGAACTCGGTAATGACACATCTGCGAGACCGCTTCACAACCAGCATTATTGCGTTGCACGATGTGGATCTAGCCCTGAAGTACTGCACCAGAATCGTTGGCATACAGCAGGGCCAGATTGCCTTGGATCAGCCCAGCGAAAATCTCGCAGCTTCAGACATTATGTCTCTTTACTAG
- a CDS encoding putative selenate ABC transporter substrate-binding protein encodes MALNIIRKLMLSSFLCFTATATATATAATAETFVFTAIPDEDETKLVERFRGVADYLSEQLDVDVRYIPVKSYAAAISAFRNNQVQLAWFGGLSGVQARRLVSGSEAVAQGVEDQAFHTYFIANTNANIEPADELSELKDQLQGKTFTFGSKGSTSGRLMPEFYVRDTFDSKPEDFFSRVGFSGNHTRTLRLVESGTYDVGALNFQVWEKELADGNIDTDAVQVIWKTPAYPDYQWTIRGDVDERFGEGFKQRVTEALLNLDNPELLESFPRSGFIPASNDDYEPIRKTAKEIGILD; translated from the coding sequence ATGGCTTTGAATATTATACGGAAATTGATGCTTTCTAGTTTTCTATGTTTCACCGCCACCGCCACCGCCACCGCCACCGCGGCAACGGCTGAGACTTTTGTGTTCACGGCAATCCCAGATGAAGACGAAACCAAACTGGTTGAACGTTTTCGCGGTGTAGCGGATTACCTCTCTGAGCAACTGGATGTTGATGTTCGCTATATCCCGGTGAAGTCCTACGCGGCTGCCATTTCAGCGTTCCGTAACAACCAGGTTCAGCTGGCATGGTTCGGTGGTCTTTCCGGCGTACAGGCGCGCAGGCTGGTATCTGGCTCAGAAGCTGTTGCACAGGGTGTAGAGGACCAAGCGTTCCACACCTATTTTATCGCCAACACCAACGCAAACATTGAGCCTGCCGATGAATTGTCAGAACTGAAAGATCAGCTACAAGGTAAAACCTTTACCTTCGGCTCCAAAGGTTCAACGTCTGGCCGCCTCATGCCTGAATTTTATGTGCGCGACACATTTGATTCAAAGCCGGAAGATTTTTTCTCCCGCGTTGGCTTCAGTGGCAACCACACGCGCACTCTGCGTTTGGTAGAGTCTGGTACCTACGATGTAGGCGCGCTTAACTTCCAGGTTTGGGAGAAAGAGCTGGCTGATGGAAACATTGATACAGATGCGGTTCAGGTAATCTGGAAAACACCTGCCTACCCTGATTATCAGTGGACGATTCGTGGTGATGTGGACGAGCGTTTTGGTGAGGGTTTCAAGCAGCGCGTTACCGAAGCTCTGCTGAATCTCGACAACCCGGAACTTCTTGAAAGCTTTCCTCGTTCAGGCTTTATTCCTGCCTCCAACGACGACTACGAGCCAATTCGTAAAACAGCCAAAGAGATCGGAATCCTAGATTGA
- the senB gene encoding selenoneine biosynthesis selenosugar synthase SenB has translation MNIIMITPASPGSKAGNRATAERWQTLLGQAGHAVTVVTAYHGEPCDLFVALHAWRSHEAVSFFKKTWPGKPLIVALTGTDIYRHQYEYPEQTLCSLQAADVLIGLHANVSDDIPESFGDKVVTLFQSAGVARKSASKSPYFDVCVIGHLREEKDSLRAAFAARLLPADSRIRISCAGMAHNDHWESLAKHELKENPRFRWLGELEKTDIAKLMANSQLMVMSSVMEGGANAVSEACRAGLPVIASDISGNTGLLGEDYAGYYPVGDTQALANVLERAESDAGFLEQLREQVGQLASRFTPEKEQESLEQALALAVQRRSRTNS, from the coding sequence ATGAATATCATCATGATCACGCCGGCAAGTCCGGGCTCAAAAGCTGGCAACAGAGCAACCGCAGAGCGCTGGCAAACGCTTCTAGGACAAGCGGGGCATGCGGTAACTGTTGTTACAGCGTATCACGGTGAGCCTTGTGATCTCTTCGTTGCTCTTCATGCCTGGCGCAGCCATGAGGCTGTAAGCTTCTTCAAGAAAACCTGGCCTGGCAAGCCTTTGATCGTGGCGTTAACGGGCACGGATATCTACCGGCACCAGTACGAATACCCGGAGCAAACACTGTGTTCCCTGCAGGCGGCCGATGTACTGATAGGCTTGCACGCAAACGTTAGCGACGACATTCCGGAGAGTTTTGGGGACAAGGTGGTTACGCTTTTTCAGTCTGCTGGGGTTGCCCGTAAATCGGCCTCTAAGTCGCCTTATTTTGATGTCTGCGTGATTGGCCACCTGCGGGAGGAAAAAGACTCACTTCGAGCAGCCTTCGCGGCCAGACTGTTACCCGCCGACTCCCGCATTCGCATCTCCTGCGCAGGCATGGCACACAATGATCATTGGGAAAGCCTCGCGAAGCACGAGTTAAAGGAGAATCCTCGATTCAGATGGCTCGGGGAGTTAGAGAAAACCGATATCGCTAAGTTGATGGCAAACAGCCAATTAATGGTAATGAGTTCTGTGATGGAAGGTGGGGCAAACGCAGTCTCAGAAGCTTGCCGTGCCGGCCTGCCTGTTATTGCTTCGGACATTTCGGGGAATACTGGACTGCTTGGTGAGGATTACGCCGGTTACTATCCGGTAGGTGACACCCAAGCACTCGCGAATGTGCTTGAGCGTGCAGAAAGTGATGCGGGATTTCTGGAGCAATTGCGAGAGCAGGTCGGCCAACTGGCCAGCCGGTTTACACCGGAAAAAGAGCAGGAATCCCTAGAGCAGGCGCTTGCACTCGCGGTGCAGCGCCGCTCCAGGACTAACTCTTAA